The stretch of DNA AAGTGAGCCGGGTATTCATTGCTGCGACAGATGCCGTGAACCGCCTGAATGATTCCGCAATCCTCCAGTCGCTCCTTCAAATAGGAAGCCTGGTAATAGTGCTCCTGGCAACTCGTCGCCATCAGTGGAGTATTGTGTTTTGCTGACAGGTCGAGCATCGAATCGATGTCTCGCAGACTGTAGCTGAATGGACGGCTGAGGTACGTGGGAATTCCGGCTTCGATATAGGGACGGGCCAGCAGGTGTTGCCACGGAATCTCATAGAATCCACCAAATGCCACCGCGTCCACACTGCCGACCATGTCATCGTAATTCGTCACTGCCTGACAGCCGTACTTCTGTGCGAATTCTTCGGCCAGTTTCGGATTCACATCCCAGCAGTGAGTTACTTCCATGTTGAGCAGACCTGTGCCAAATGCTCCTTTTGGAGAAAGAATCTCACCCCAGATCCCCCAGAAGGTGTACTCGCCAACATTAAGAGCGCCCACGCGGATCTTACGCGGCGCAGGCGTATCTGTTTTTTCCTGGGAGTCCGCTGCTGCCAGTGGACTCCCAGCAGCAGCGGTTAAAGACGAATTCAGGAACAGGCGTCGGTTCAACATGAGAAAACTCCAAAGACAACTCTTCAGTCCATTCAGGCTGTTTACGGCACACGAAACCCTTTGACCTTTGTCTGGATCACCCACGCGGACGACTCGCCAACGGCGTACAGTTGGTCGTAATTCCTGCCACCAAACGTACAACTTACCGGATACTGCGGGAACCAGATCGTGCCCACGTAGACGCCGGTATCTTCAAAGACCTGTATGCCGGACAGTGTGCAGACATACAGACGACCGTCCATGTCCACGGCCATTCCGTCTGCCCGTGAATCAACACGCATCTCTGGATTCTGTGCGCTGAGCACGTCGGGTGTCAGATTGAGCTCAGCGAATTTGCGTTTGTTGGATAATGTTCCGTCTTCGTGAACATCGTAGGCCCAAACGAAGTTTGCTCCCGGATTAAACCAGGTGTTGTTGACATAGAACGTTTTGCCGTCCGGAGAAATCTCCACCCCGTTTGGCATGGCATACTCGCCCGGTGGAATCACGACTTTTGCCGTTCCATCGCAGTTCACGTAGTACACCTGTTTCCCTGGCTGGCTCTTCTTTTCCTGCGGCGTAAACTGAGGATCACTGACATAAAAGCCGCCTTTGGCGTCCATCACCAGATCATTGGGGCCGTCGATGGGCCGACCGTCAACGTGATCCAGTGCGGTTCCCAGAACCTTACCGCTGTCAGGATCCATCTCAATCACGCGATGGCCAAACATGTCGCAGACGAGCAGGTTTCCGTCGCGCGAGGCGATCGTGCCGTTGGTTTGCATTCCTGTGGACAGAACCTTTGTGGTTCCATCAGGTTCAAGACGAATCAGCCGACTTTTTTGCGGGCTGCCGGTCCAGTCACCATTGCGGTGGTCGCGAAAGTACATGTCCGAAAAGTACAGACTGCCGTCCAGCCAGGTTGGTCCTTCCGAAAACGTAAAACCTTCGGCCAGCTTGACCGGTTGGGTACCCGGAGTGATGACCTGTTCGTAGAGCTCGGTTTGGGCCTGACTGTACGAAAGGTAGTCCGGCCGTACCGGCCAGAACACATCCAGTGCCTCTGCACCGAATTCACTCAGCTGCGCTGAATGGGCCATGCCGCCTGGCTGCAGAACCACATCATGGTGTTGGCCTTCCATGGGATATGCGAAATCCATGATGCCTTCGACCAGCTTTCCCCGCAATGTCAGCATCAACTGATCTTCGGGATGGATGTGCAGTGGAAATGACGAATCAGGATCCATACGCACGAAACTCAGCATGGTATTCCTGCCCCAGATCAGCCGTGACTGAGCACTGCTGCGGGGGTAGGGCAGTCTGGTGTCGGGTCTGGTGATCGCCGTCCACTGAATTTCATTCAGGTTGTAGGCTTTACCCGGCTCCAGAGATGTTTTGCTGACGCCCTGATCGGGAAACCCGACATCAGCACCTTCCGCAAGACGGACACCGGCCAGTGCCAGGTGGTCGGCTCGTACCGGTGAAAATATTTCAAAAGCCTGAAGCCCGTCACTTCCGGCAACTAGGCGACGTTTTTGTCCAGGGGTGAGGTACAGCACATGATCACGGGAAAGGCTGATTGTGTGTCCGTCAATTTCACAGTCTGCGGATCCCTGCCGGATGACCATAAACAGCTCTTCGTTCAGCTGTTGCTCCGGATAGTCGGCATTCGGTTCCATCGTCAATACTTCCAGCAACGCGCCCTTACCCCAGGCAACAGTGGCGGAAACTCCATGGGCAAGCTGAATTTCGGGAAGGTTTTTCAACGGGTAAACCTGGCCTGGCTGCAGGTCCAGTTTTACGTCTGTCTCGGGGACGTCCCGCTCGCGGGTTTTGAGCTGGTTCTGTTTGACCACAACAGCATTGCGCACTCGCCACTGATCCGTCGGATCGACCGCTGCTGAGTCCGATGAAAAAAGGATCCCGGCCCCGGCAATTGTGACTGCGTGGAAGAGGGGTATTAAACGAAATGAACTGTACATGCTGAGCATTCCTGTGAGTGTGCTACAGAATATTGTTATGGAAAAGAATGTCGTTTCACGTCTGGTGTGATCTACGTACAGACACTGGTGTACCGGACAGAGCTGCAAAAAACTGATCCGGCGTGTTGTTCTGTCGTATTTGTTCTAAACCGGCTGAGACCGCCATTCGACACAAGAAAATTATCTTCCGAATTCTAAATACCGCTTGGTTCATAAGGGCCCAGGTCAACGTCCTGACCACGGTGAAAGTTTTTGCCCATCAGATATTTCGTTTCCAGTTCCACATCGCGAATGAAAATCTGAGAGGTGAGTTCCGAGTCGCGTCGGGTCAGGTCAACTTCGATCACGTTGTTTCCCTGGACCGGCCAGTGCGCCGGATCGAGATGATAGACGAACCAGTAACCCGAACCCGTTCGATACCGCGGGGCGCTCATACGGTACATCTCATTGATTTTTCGAAGCAGGGATGCCGGCAGTTCTTTTCCGTTCAGACGAATCGTCAGCCGATCAAGTTCGGTGGTATTCATGATGCGCAGTCGAAGGATGACTTCGTGCACGCGGTCAACGCTGTCCCAGCGCGGCAGATCGTCAGTGATGCCAAGATTCACCTGCACCGGTTTTCCCACATGCAGGTCGGCCGGAAGCTGCATGGAAACCCCGGGTTCCACTTTCGGAGTCTGGTAACGACCTGTGGTCGTTGGAACGTAGTAGGATTTATCTTTGGGAGCCATGACGTCCGGATGCGGCAACTCACGGAGTTTTTCGTAAAACGTGGCGTCATAGGGCCAGTTGCCAAACCACTGAGCAATATAGAGTCCGTCAATTCCCTGATCC from Fuerstiella sp. encodes:
- a CDS encoding SMP-30/gluconolactonase/LRE family protein; translated protein: MYSSFRLIPLFHAVTIAGAGILFSSDSAAVDPTDQWRVRNAVVVKQNQLKTRERDVPETDVKLDLQPGQVYPLKNLPEIQLAHGVSATVAWGKGALLEVLTMEPNADYPEQQLNEELFMVIRQGSADCEIDGHTISLSRDHVLYLTPGQKRRLVAGSDGLQAFEIFSPVRADHLALAGVRLAEGADVGFPDQGVSKTSLEPGKAYNLNEIQWTAITRPDTRLPYPRSSAQSRLIWGRNTMLSFVRMDPDSSFPLHIHPEDQLMLTLRGKLVEGIMDFAYPMEGQHHDVVLQPGGMAHSAQLSEFGAEALDVFWPVRPDYLSYSQAQTELYEQVITPGTQPVKLAEGFTFSEGPTWLDGSLYFSDMYFRDHRNGDWTGSPQKSRLIRLEPDGTTKVLSTGMQTNGTIASRDGNLLVCDMFGHRVIEMDPDSGKVLGTALDHVDGRPIDGPNDLVMDAKGGFYVSDPQFTPQEKKSQPGKQVYYVNCDGTAKVVIPPGEYAMPNGVEISPDGKTFYVNNTWFNPGANFVWAYDVHEDGTLSNKRKFAELNLTPDVLSAQNPEMRVDSRADGMAVDMDGRLYVCTLSGIQVFEDTGVYVGTIWFPQYPVSCTFGGRNYDQLYAVGESSAWVIQTKVKGFRVP